TCCTCATCCTTATCTCACCTACCCCTTCCACCGTGATCCACTCTGGACAGCTGAACCGAGGTACTCACAGCCCAGTCCCAGGCGGGGGCTGGGTAGACACGGGTGTTCACAGACACTGGAGGGACCCCCGGGGACCACTGAGGGAGTTGAGGGGCCCCAGCCCTCACCGGGCTCCAGCGGATGAGGTGGTCTGTGCCTGGGTCGCCCACCAGCGCCCATAGCTTGCCGAGGAAGGCAGGTACCGGGCTGGGGCCTGGCTCCGTGGGCAGCGCAGCGGGCGCTTCCTGCATGGCGCAGTCTCGGCCGGGCTCAGCGTTCCAGCCCGGCCGCTGCGGGCTTGTCAAAGCCGCGAAAGTGCTGCGTTTGCCGCCCGCCCCGCCCTACTCCGCCCCTGGGCGCCGGGTCAGGCGGGGGCCGCGTGCGAACCCTAGAGGCGGGGCTCGGACAGCGGCCCAGGCACCAGCAGAAAGGGCTGACTGCAACGTAGGTGTGTGGGGATGAGGAGGGGAACCCAGGTTCGAGTCTCATCCTTCTCAAGTCCCTCTCTTTCTGGGTTGATTGGGAGAAATCATCTGTGGGCTAGAAGTCCTAGAAGTTCATCTGTGGACATAGTGAAGCCTAGGTAAGGGAGGGCAGACAGAAAGGGTGGTGGGTGCTGCTGGCCCTCCCCTGTCTATCGGAACGCTAGGGAATTGGTCATTCCTGGGATATTGAGTGCACCGATCCCGACCCAGCAAAGTCACAGCACAAAAGCCCCTGAGATCTCCGTTCTTGCACTTCTAGCCGTTCTGCTTGCTCGTCCAGCCTTTGTGCATTTCCTGCCCTCCCCTTAACAGCTGACTCGAGATCACAGGACGCAAGGATACTAAAGGATTTATTTACTTCACACTCACCCTTGACTTTTGGCTTGTATTTGTACCTGTCCTCCCCCCCAGCTCTGGGCCTCGGAGCCTCGGAGCTGGCGCAGAGTggacagaggggagggagagccTAGAATGGGCAGAGACACAGAGGTTGAGAAGGCCCCGTGAATCTATGGAGCCTGGATCTGGTCTGGATGTCCTCATAGGCCACAATTCCGGAGAAGCATCGTAGTCAACGGACTACCTAAGGACGGGGCTAGCCGCTGGGGAGTGCCTGCGCAACTTGCTCAGGCCTTTCAGTGGCTTCGGGTCCGCGCGGTCCTGGAGTGGTGAGATTGCCCAATCACCGCACCAGCGTGGGCCGCCAGGGATGCGGTTCACGCTTTAGTTTGAGCGTGTAGCTGCGCAGGCGCGGACAGTGCGCGCGGAAGGCGTCCAGTACCGAGGGTCTCACCACGCAGAAGCAGTGTATCTCCCTCAAGCCCGCGCAGCGCGCCGCCAGCTCCTCCAGAGCGGTGTGCAGCTCGGTGGAAGCGGACGCGCGCACCTCGAGGGCGCGCAAAGTTTCGGCGTAGTGGCGCGCTGCGAAGCGCACTGGCCCTACCGTGTCACCCGAGAGGTTGAGACGCAGCACAGCCACTGGTACTGCTGGTTGCAGGACGCGCATTACGGCCTCGTCTGGAAGCGCGGGCTCCAGTTCCAGCTCCACCTCCAGCCCAGGGTGGCGGCAACTCAATGTCGCCCAGGCTTCATCAGGCAGAAGGGGCGCGCGAGCATCTTCGGGGCACGCGCACCGCAGTGCCAGGAGTGCAAAAGGGGCGCGATGTGGCGCAGCCAGCAGTTCCAGCGCGGCACGCGACAGACTAGCCAGATGCAGTCCAAGGGCGCGCAGGTGCGGGCAGGCCTCCAAAAGCTTGAGCACAGAGCTGGGCTGCACATTGTCCACCAGTGCATGGTTGTCCAGGAAAAGACTGCGGAGCTCGGGACAGTCACGTGCAGCCTGAAGCACCAGCGAGTCGTCCAGTGTGTAGGGCAAGCGGCGCAGGTCGAGATGGTGCAGTTGGTGAGCGGTTCTGCAGACTGCATGCACAGCGCTCAGGATGTCGCCGCCGGCATCGAAAAGTGGCTTCTCTCCGCGGCATTCCAAGCTCAGGCCTCGAAGTCCGGGGGCTCGGCCTGCCAGAGCAGTCAGTAGCGCGGTGGCCGCTCGGCGGCTGGGCTTCTTTGATGGTTCATATTCCAGCCTTAGGTTGTGAATATGGTCCAGGCAGGCGGACAGATATGGTGGCAACAAGTCTTCCAGCTCGCAGTCACAACTTGTGTTAGAGTGACACAGAAAGGAATTAGCGGTATCACCATGAATAGGGGAAgaagcttttttatttatttatttatttatttttaaagatttatttatttgttgtgtatacagtgttctgtttgcatgcatccctgcaggccagaagagggagccagatctcattacagatggttgtgagccaccatatgggtgctgggaattgaactcaggacctctggaagaacagccagtgttcttaacctctgagccatctctccagccccaataaacttttttaaaaaaataattaatgtattgattttttgtgtatagttgttttgcttgcatgtgtgtctgtgcaccacaggtgtgcctggtgtttgaggaggccagaagacgtCGTTGGAGCCtctaggactggaattacagccagtcatgagctgctgtgtgggatCTGGGAATcgaatccaggtcttctggaaaagcagctagtgctcttaactgaggagCCATCTCTATGTGCCCCTCACTTTGGGTTCCACCGGCCCTCCCTGTTTTCTGTGATGGGAACTtccattctgtttgtttgtttattttgattttttaaggtctttttctttttcccccctgaactttatttattatgtatacagtgttctgcctgcatttatgactgtatgccagaagaaggcaccagatctcattacagatggttgtgagccaccatgtgggtgctgggaattgaactcaggacctctggaagagctgccagtgctctcaacctctgaaccatctctccagccctttattttgattttttttttccaagacggggtttctctgtagttttggagcctatcttgGAACATGTTCTGTAGACCcatgctggcctcacagagatctgcctgcctctgcctcccgagtgctgggattaaaggcctgtgccaccaccgcctggctctattcttttttttttttttttttttggctttttgagacagagtttctctgtagcgttggagcctgtcttggaactcactctgtagatcaggctgacctcgaactcacagagatccgcctgcctctgcttcccaagtgctgggattaaaggcgtgcgccaccactgcccctggCTCTATTCTTTTAGATGTCTTCAGAGGCTTCTGCCTCAGGTTGAACAcccaccctgcccccagcccTGTGAAAAACCAATGGTTTTTTTATTTAAGGAACTAGGCTTGCTCATTAGTCTGTGGAAGTGGAGCAGGGCCTCCAGACTGCCAGGTTCAAATTCTGCCTCTGTCActtagttgctggatgaagcctccaGGCCCAAGTGATTACGTCTCAGTTTCCTGCCTGTGCAAAGGAAATACTATCTACCTGCTACAGGGGCTTCTTATGAGGATTATATGAGCTAATTTATGTTAGGCACTTAGAACACTCCTTGGGGGTTGGGGTCAGAGCTTAGTGGTAGAATccttgcctagcaagtgtgagaccctaggttcaatccccggtactcaaaaaacaaaacaaaactacccaGTACTAATTGGTATATAGTAGGCAGCCAATGAGTTTTTGTTGTCAAGTCTGAAGACAGTGGTCAGCAGGAAGCAACTCACCTGACGCTGGTGGCGTGCCACACGGCACTGCTGGTGGCGGCCACAGCCCAGGCCTTGCAGACTCTGGCAGCCACAGCACGGTCCCTGAGAGACAGTTCACGGAAGATGAGTGCCAACACTTCCTCTGGCAGTTTTTCTACGGGCTCCACCATGGTGTGGCTGGGGGGGAAGGGTCTGCTGCTCCCAGCAACTGGGCCTAGAGCAAAAGAGGGAGGAGCCCTGGGCTCAGAAAGGCCGGAGGATTTCGGAACTGCCAACGCTTGGGCGATGCCAATAGCCTGGGAGATGCTATCCAAAATTTGCAGAAAATGTAGAGATCccagcctgtgagatggctcagcagataaaggcacttgccctcaacactgatgacctgagttctatccctgggaaTCAGTGGCAGAAAGAAGTGACTTCTgtaagttgacctctgacctccactggcatGCATGTCCACCCTGGATGGAGCACTTCCATACACATAcgcacatgaataaataaataaataaatgatggatttaaacaacagcaacaacaacaacaacaacaacaggatgggcctggggagatggcttagcagcaaagagagctggctgctcttgcagaggatccaggcttagccccagcacccacatggtggctcacaactgtccttaactccagttccagggatgtgacacctcttctagcttctgtgggcaccaggcacacacacccatacatacatgcagaccaacacccatacacataaaaatgcaaatctaaaaatgattttttaatcatttaaagaCTGAAGAGatccgggtggcggtggcgcacacctgtaatcccagcacttgggaggcagagcccaggcgaatctctgtgagtttgaggccagcctgggctacagagtgagttccaggacaggcaccaaaagctatacagagaaaccctgtctcaaaaaacaaaacaaacaaaacaaaacaaaacaaaacaaaacaaaaaaccaaaaagactgaggagatggctcatcaATTAAGAGCATTCATTGCCCTCATAGAAGGTGGGGattttgtaactccagttctaggaggtcTAATACTCTCTTCTCGCCTCCACGGCACTGCCCACTCAtgttacatagacatacatgcaaacaatacacattaaataaattagttaattaaaaaaagaaaatgcagggttggggacttagctcagtggtagagtgcttgcctagcaagcgcaaggccctgggttcggtcctcagccctggaaaaaaaaagaaaaaagaaagaaaagaaagaaaatgctagcTGGgcgtggtgcaggcctttaatcttagcactcaggaggcagaggcaggtgttcaaggcctctgagttcaaggccagcctggtctacagagtgagttccaggacagccaggacctttacacagaaaaatcctgtctcaaaaaaccaaaacaaacaaataaataaacaaaacaaacaaacaagaaaagaaaacgcAGAGGTTTCTGTTCAGAATGTTATTAATTTTCCCCAAAGGGTTAAGGGTGTAGCTTGGTGgttgtgccacacacacacacacacacacacacacacacacacttcgttcccctctctcctctcttcttttttcttctttctcatctctgctgtgtagcctgcctggtgttgaAGTTGAGATACTCCAGGCGGTttggttttccttctttctttttttctttttctttttggtttttctgagacagggtttctctgtgtagctttggtgcctgtcctggatctcactctgtagaccaggctggcctcgaactcacaaagatctgcctggctctgcctcccaagtgttgggattaaaggcgtgcgccaccaacgcccggccccttctttcatttttattttttaaagatttatttacttatgtatacagtgttt
This sequence is a window from Peromyscus eremicus chromosome 5, PerEre_H2_v1, whole genome shotgun sequence. Protein-coding genes within it:
- the Fbxl8 gene encoding F-box/LRR-repeat protein 8, translated to MVEPVEKLPEEVLALIFRELSLRDRAVAARVCKAWAVAATSSAVWHATSVSCDCELEDLLPPYLSACLDHIHNLRLEYEPSKKPSRRAATALLTALAGRAPGLRGLSLECRGEKPLFDAGGDILSAVHAVCRTAHQLHHLDLRRLPYTLDDSLVLQAARDCPELRSLFLDNHALVDNVQPSSVLKLLEACPHLRALGLHLASLSRAALELLAAPHRAPFALLALRCACPEDARAPLLPDEAWATLSCRHPGLEVELELEPALPDEAVMRVLQPAVPVAVLRLNLSGDTVGPVRFAARHYAETLRALEVRASASTELHTALEELAARCAGLREIHCFCVVRPSVLDAFRAHCPRLRSYTLKLKREPHPWRPTLVR